One window from the genome of Cricetulus griseus strain 17A/GY chromosome 2, alternate assembly CriGri-PICRH-1.0, whole genome shotgun sequence encodes:
- the Park7 gene encoding Parkinson disease protein 7: MASKRALVILAKGAEEMETVIPVDVMRRAGIKVTIAGLAGKDPVQCSRDVMICPDTSLEDAKKQGPYDVVVLPGGNLGAQNLSESAVVKEILKEQESRKGLIAAICAGPTALLAHEIGFGSKVTTHPGAKDKMINGGHYSYTESRVERDGLILTSQGPGTSFEFALAIVEALSGKEMADKVKAPLLLKD; this comes from the exons ATGGCTTCCAAAAGAGCTCTGGTTATCCTGGCCAAAGGTGCAGAGGAGATGGAGACGGTGATTCCCGTGGATGTCATGCGACGAGCTGGG ATTAAAGTCACTATTGCAGGCCTGGCTGGGAAAGACCCCGTGCAGTGTAGCCGTGATGTAATGATTTGTCCTGACACCAGTCTTGAAGATGCAAAAAAGCAG GGACCATACGACGTGGTGGTTCTTCCAGGAGGCAATCTGGGTGCACAGAATTTATCTGAG TCAGCTGTGGTGAAGGAGATCTTGAAGgagcaggaaagcaggaagggCCTCATAGCTGCCATCTGTGCAG GTCCTACCGCTCTGTTGGCTCATGAAATCGGTTTTGGAAGCAAGGTCACAACACACCCAGGGGCTAAGGACAAAATGATAAATGGTG GTCACTACAGCTACACAGAAAGCCGTGTGGAAAGGGATGGCCTGATCCTCACCAGCCAAGGGCCTGGGACCAGCTTCGAGTTTGCGCTGGCCATTGTGGAGGCACTCAGTGGCAAGGAGATGGCTGACAAAGTGAAGGCACCGCTTCTCCTCAAGGACTAG